The Musa acuminata AAA Group cultivar baxijiao chromosome BXJ2-2, Cavendish_Baxijiao_AAA, whole genome shotgun sequence genome contains the following window.
TGCAAACTTCGAATAAGGCCAGAATTTGCAAACATCATAATTCAATGTTGTGCATATATGCTATTGCACCACTAGCACTCAATTTTACTATGTAAGGACCATTCCATTAGATTATGaccaaataattaaaaaaaataagatacgAAAAAATAGTTTTCAATCTTCAAGGTGTGATAAGAGTCAAATCATTAATTAGGAATTAGATGAAGTTTCCAATGCTATCAAATCGAAAGATATGATAAAAGATATAGCAGACGAGTCACAAGAGCTAGTTTTATGCCACACTCCACATAAGTGGCATGCAGCATGCTAGCACAGCACTAATATGATGAGAAAACTGGCCAGTGGTGCCTTTTCTCCAATCCAgtgtcatgttagcatgcttcctTGTGGATACCATGTAGGCTGAGCATGTGGCAGCCTTAACAAGTGTGTGGGGGTGGTGCATGTGATCCTTGATCTGGATTTCACAAGATATAGTAGTCCTTGTAAACTTCTCAATGGCACAAATAACAATAGCTTCCTTCATTTATGTATTTAGAGACAATCATGAGCTTCTCTTTTTCCAACTTTTTCAATAAAGAAGATAAGATCAAATAATTTCTGACATCTATATAGGCAAATAACTTTGACAAAGCCAACCTCTCTTGAATCCTATTTACATATATGCTAAAAGCATTTTTTAATAGAGACCCAATATTCTGGTCCTAAAAGAAACCAGATAATGTCTAGACAATGATATCCATCCAAAAACTATGCTGGTTAGTGACTTCATGTGAATCAGTTAATGTCTGATTGCACATTCTAGTAACTAGAGAGTTACACAAAGGTACAATTCTTGAAAGAAGGTCAGCATCCATGAAAATGGAGGTATAAATTAGTAAGTTGAAACACTAAATACATTTTAATCACTAGTACTCCAATTTGCTAGATAATTCCCTAATGGGAGTTTAATAAAAATTTCcttttaaaaaaacaaaaaaggtacAATGTAGATGGTCCCACTCCCATCTTATCCATGCAATTTTAAGAACTTTTTGTCCCTTTGGTTTTTCTATGCTTAAAGCAGTTCTTTGCTGCAACAAATGTACACTTCAATTAAAAACCACTTCTAACATGTCACACAAGAGACGCAAGGCAACAATAGCAAAATAAACTATTCATCGACAAAGCCAGTATTGAAAATATGTTATctcataaataaaatttcatgtgaTAATCAAAGACTGCAAGAAGGCATTAACTATAAAGGTAAACAAACCTGTTGTTCACGGAGGCTACAGCCAACTACATCACTGGCAGATCTTTTCTCTAACTTGATGCCAGACCTACGCTTAACTCTAAATATTTCAGAGTCAGATTCATCCTCTAGCATAACTGAAGTATCAGGAGAACCACCTTGATAAATAGCTGCACATCTATCAGGAACTAGAACTACAGATTGACATGAACTGGGTGGGTTGGTGCAAGATAATGTTCCTATATTAGGTTTTGCACAGACCTGCACACAAAATTGGCAAATGAATAAATCTCCCATGAAAAACATAAATCGGTCAATATCCAACACATGAACATAAAGAATGAAATAAAAGCTGCAACCAAATTTCTTACATGCAATTGAACTCCTTCTGACCCAACAGATGATGACACTGGTACAGAAGACACAGATTCTAGAGTTCCATACTCATTGTAATCTTTAACTTCATAGCTTGTTTCAAATTTTATCTCACAATATGGAACATATCCATCATCTTCAGCACTGTCGAATGAGCTAGACCATAGATGAAAATCATTGCCTTGCCGAACCTGCTTCTGAACTTCGTCTAGTACATCATTGTCCTGTTCAAACTCCCGTGATATAGCTTCCAATTTCAAAATATCTCCCCTCATAAATATAACACGATCAGAACCACAGTGGCAGCTCCTAAGCTCTTTATCTTAACATAATAAAGATTGAACAAGTCAAATCATAGTGAATAAGATTTACAAGGAAAACACATTGTTGTCTTCAGTTTGATTTCATACCATGGCGGAGACACGTCGGTTCCTTGTGGCAATTACACTTAACATGAGAAACATAGCAGTCACGTCTGCAGATGCTACATAGTACAGTCTCGGTATTAATCCATGCACGAGTCCCTAACTTCATTAGTGACCAACGAGCACGATGCTGGAAGTGCATTAAGTTCACAAAAGAAAATTTAATGCAACGTTGGGAAACAAAGTCTTCAGTTGAAGAGGCAGGACTTTTAGATTCAGAATTTGATAATCTCTTGGAAAGAGACACTGCTTCCTTACAGAGGAGTTCCTCATGAGGGAGCAATGGTATCCTATTGAGAAGTGCATATCGTTGACTAGCCACAGTACCCAGTGGGAACCAATTACCAATGGCAAAATTCACTGCTTCACCACAATTGAACCCTAAAGATTCAAACAAGGAAAAAAGCTTTCAGAAAGCTTAGATCGTTATGAGATAACATAGTGAAGGAAGTACATGAATGCCAAAAAAAACAAGAGAACGCCATACTGAAAAAGGGCTGCAAAGCCACCTCACCATGACTGAAGCCTGCATGATAAGCTTGAGGAAAGGTGACAATAAATTCTCCAGGTTTCTGTACAGCTTTGTAAATGGGAACATCATGTTTCAGTAGAATATTTGGAGGAAACATTGTGGTCTTTCCCAGAAGAACATCAAAAGCTGCATTCTCTCCTTCGCCTTGCAAAATATCGGAATCATACACATGACTTCGAACCACTCTTTCAAAATCTGGTGCAGCATGGCCTGGAATTCCATACCAGGTCTTGGAAGCTCCACAATGATGATAACTAATGCTAAAGATAAGTTCAAACCATAAATCAGTCAACTCTTTGATCTTACACAAATAAAGGACACAAGTTTAGATATCAAAGTTCCAGTCAAAACCTATATAGATAGTGATCTTCAACATGCCAAGCAAACATACTAAAAAGCATCCCAATGTAAAGCATGGGGTCAGTTACTCCCTGCAATGAACCAGCAAACAGTTTCAAAAACCAAAAGCATAAAGGATCAAAGTGACAGAAAAGACGAATTTGTTGCTTACTGGAATTGCATTAACCAGATGCCGTAGTACAGACTTCGGCAGCCGAGAAAACCTCTGTatataaaaaacaaatttaaaaagtgCAATTGGTCAACAAAACCCAAGTGcatcaataatattttctaaattcaGATGAGTTCAAACTAATGCTTTTGTAATATAATGTGTGCCATACAAATAAAAAAATGGAATAAATGCTCAGCAAATTCTAGGGTAAACAGGCAAAGAATTttaccaatttacatataaatatccAGAGATAACAGTAGTCTAATTCTATAAAATTTTCAGCTAGCATACAGTATAGGATTAAATTGATGATTAAATTAAATCAAATTGATGATTAAAGTTACAGGATTAAAGCAGTGAAAACCAGTTCACCTGACATTGATGGTATTGCTAAAAGTAGACTTAAACTGATGGGAAAGGATCCATACAGCTGTCTCCAAATATTAGATAAAAAAGATTTTGCCCCAGAGGGAGAGGAAAAGGGCAGAACATAATCACCTTCAAGTTCCAATTGCTTTGTCCAAGTTCATCTTTAGGTGATAATGAGAATGCACTTCCATCTACATCACAAGCATACTCAACAAACTCTGACTTCCCAAATGCAATTTCATGCCAAAATTGCTCTTCCACAAATTTAGCTGGAAGACATCCAGAACTTGAATATCTTTGAGAGAATACCTTGTTTGCCATCT
Protein-coding sequences here:
- the LOC135606049 gene encoding lysine-specific demethylase JMJ706-like isoform X1; translation: MQVQGRSCLSGEVKNGLEILKRRRLQQKKSGIVPEGIDAVNTMSRSGGDALRISSSCGTRIHGNVNAFSHDSGSGKDAFSKHQVKKFDMSDLQWIEKIPECPVFCPSKEDFENPLDYLQQIAPLASRYGICKIVSPISASVPAGVVLTKEQAGFKFTTRVQPLRLAEWAADDKVTFFMSGRKYTFREFEKMANKVFSQRYSSSGCLPAKFVEEQFWHEIAFGKSEFVEYACDVDGSAFSLSPKDELGQSNWNLKRFSRLPKSVLRHLVNAIPGVTDPMLYIGMLFSMFAWHVEDHYLYSISYHHCGASKTWYGIPGHAAPDFERVVRSHVYDSDILQGEGENAAFDVLLGKTTMFPPNILLKHDVPIYKAVQKPGEFIVTFPQAYHAGFSHGFNCGEAVNFAIGNWFPLGTVASQRYALLNRIPLLPHEELLCKEAVSLSKRLSNSESKSPASSTEDFVSQRCIKFSFVNLMHFQHRARWSLMKLGTRAWINTETVLCSICRRDCYVSHVKCNCHKEPTCLRHDKELRSCHCGSDRVIFMRGDILKLEAISREFEQDNDVLDEVQKQVRQGNDFHLWSSSFDSAEDDGYVPYCEIKFETSYEVKDYNEYGTLESVSSVPVSSSVGSEGVQLHVCAKPNIGTLSCTNPPSSCQSVVLVPDRCAAIYQGGSPDTSVMLEDESDSEIFRVKRRSGIKLEKRSASDVVGCSLREQQGLKRLKKVRPEGRHLHVAPSESNLSMADHSAPVGHFVENLEPAFSRSSKGMVPKSFKIRREVFVDEVTKLKMNRNKGDGLQSNSLDIIRNSPSIELGTKRLKVRGPSFPSGSVARDDSGSRFPGGKYTSWHAS
- the LOC135606049 gene encoding lysine-specific demethylase JMJ706-like isoform X2, producing the protein MVQGRSCLSGEVKNGLEILKRRRLQQKKSGIVPEGIDAVNTMSRSGGDALRISSSCGTRIHGNVNAFSHDSGSGKDAFSKHQVKKFDMSDLQWIEKIPECPVFCPSKEDFENPLDYLQQIAPLASRYGICKIVSPISASVPAGVVLTKEQAGFKFTTRVQPLRLAEWAADDKVTFFMSGRKYTFREFEKMANKVFSQRYSSSGCLPAKFVEEQFWHEIAFGKSEFVEYACDVDGSAFSLSPKDELGQSNWNLKRFSRLPKSVLRHLVNAIPGVTDPMLYIGMLFSMFAWHVEDHYLYSISYHHCGASKTWYGIPGHAAPDFERVVRSHVYDSDILQGEGENAAFDVLLGKTTMFPPNILLKHDVPIYKAVQKPGEFIVTFPQAYHAGFSHGFNCGEAVNFAIGNWFPLGTVASQRYALLNRIPLLPHEELLCKEAVSLSKRLSNSESKSPASSTEDFVSQRCIKFSFVNLMHFQHRARWSLMKLGTRAWINTETVLCSICRRDCYVSHVKCNCHKEPTCLRHDKELRSCHCGSDRVIFMRGDILKLEAISREFEQDNDVLDEVQKQVRQGNDFHLWSSSFDSAEDDGYVPYCEIKFETSYEVKDYNEYGTLESVSSVPVSSSVGSEGVQLHVCAKPNIGTLSCTNPPSSCQSVVLVPDRCAAIYQGGSPDTSVMLEDESDSEIFRVKRRSGIKLEKRSASDVVGCSLREQQGLKRLKKVRPEGRHLHVAPSESNLSMADHSAPVGHFVENLEPAFSRSSKGMVPKSFKIRREVFVDEVTKLKMNRNKGDGLQSNSLDIIRNSPSIELGTKRLKVRGPSFPSGSVARDDSGSRFPGGKYTSWHAS